From a single Planctellipticum variicoloris genomic region:
- a CDS encoding YybH family protein yields MRRMLLICLSTLTLAPASLPGQESAQPPAAETLIRQGVETYVKAFNDRDATALAAQWSPEAVYENRLTGEEVTGRAAIAEQFTKQFKELPDLKMEINVESIRLLSPNAAVEQGVAKLLSPKTEPEEVSYTALYVRQDGKWLLDRVTDGDTDSPPSNYGRLKSLEWLIGDWVDQDEQVSIETSCHWAKNQNFLVRSFAVSAGGAIDTSGMQVIGWDPAVKKIRSWTFDSDGGFAEATWTQQDDRWFIRNTGVLSDGRKASMVNVMRKLDDNSFSWQTIERTVGGELLPNINEVEVVRK; encoded by the coding sequence ATGAGACGCATGCTGCTGATTTGCCTGAGCACGTTGACGCTGGCTCCCGCCAGTCTTCCGGGACAGGAGTCCGCGCAGCCGCCCGCTGCGGAGACGCTGATCCGCCAGGGAGTCGAAACCTACGTGAAGGCTTTCAACGACCGCGACGCGACGGCGCTGGCCGCGCAGTGGTCGCCCGAGGCCGTGTATGAGAACCGGCTGACGGGTGAAGAAGTCACAGGGCGGGCGGCGATCGCCGAGCAGTTCACGAAGCAGTTCAAAGAACTCCCCGACCTGAAGATGGAGATCAACGTCGAGTCGATCCGATTGTTGTCGCCGAATGCCGCCGTCGAACAGGGGGTCGCGAAACTGTTGTCCCCGAAGACGGAGCCGGAAGAGGTCAGCTACACGGCCCTCTACGTCCGGCAGGACGGCAAGTGGCTGCTCGACCGCGTGACGGACGGCGACACGGACTCGCCGCCGTCGAATTACGGGCGGCTCAAGTCGCTGGAGTGGCTCATCGGGGACTGGGTCGACCAGGACGAGCAGGTCAGCATCGAAACCAGTTGCCACTGGGCGAAGAATCAGAATTTCCTGGTGCGGTCGTTCGCGGTTTCCGCGGGAGGCGCAATCGATACATCGGGGATGCAGGTCATCGGCTGGGATCCCGCGGTGAAGAAGATCCGCTCGTGGACGTTCGACTCGGACGGCGGATTCGCAGAGGCGACGTGGACGCAGCAGGACGATCGGTGGTTCATCCGCAATACGGGCGTCCTCAGCGACGGCCGCAAGGCGTCGATGGTCAACGTGATGCGGAAGCTCGACGACAACTCCTTCTCCTGGCAGACCATCGAACGGACGGTGGGCGGCGAACTGCTGCCCAACATCAACGAAGTGGAAGTCGTGCGTAAGTAG
- a CDS encoding very short patch repair endonuclease, giving the protein MTDVFTPSQRSAVMRSVRGADTKPELVVRRELHRRGYRFRLHRLDLPGCPDLVFPKLHAIIFVHGCFWHRHACPAGRSMPASRVDYWKAKFERNQQRDRVVRRALHKAGWRVLVVWECQLTKSRRLRTIDRIAQFLDSSED; this is encoded by the coding sequence GTGACCGACGTGTTCACCCCGTCGCAGCGGTCGGCGGTCATGCGCAGCGTGCGTGGCGCGGATACAAAGCCCGAACTGGTCGTCCGTCGGGAACTGCACCGCCGCGGCTATCGCTTCCGCCTGCATCGTCTGGACCTTCCCGGTTGCCCCGATCTCGTCTTTCCCAAGCTGCACGCCATCATCTTCGTGCATGGCTGCTTCTGGCACCGGCATGCCTGCCCGGCCGGTCGCTCAATGCCGGCGTCTCGGGTTGACTATTGGAAGGCAAAATTCGAGCGAAATCAGCAGCGGGATCGTGTCGTCCGTCGAGCGCTCCACAAGGCCGGATGGAGAGTGCTAGTCGTCTGGGAATGTCAGCTTACCAAGTCTCGACGACTGCGAACGATTGATCGGATCGCGCAGTTCCTGGACTCATCGGAAGACTGA
- a CDS encoding DUF4928 family protein: MNRKTAVSAIEAWFSRLPIHTDGLPARGSVAAGLVILERLKTEFTLKVDDHRAKGGAQIKGLTASAVRSILTRYGENRPFVKEGGRTNRGTPWVAESLMDAIAPLRLGSLTERERVQVLDACQAWLAEKVQDYFNRKRVEFVFDPRLTTCANIRRILRAAKDVGKLPSVAQYLVGAKLQLRFPHLEVANELASSSDDSTGREGDFEIGDTAFHITIAPGIAVVEKCQVNLSRGLRAFLLVPEVAVLAARDLVLYACEDQVAVMSIESFVSANIEELSEFSQEKRKSEFRQLLELYNDRVVGIETDLSLLIEIPPNL, from the coding sequence ATGAATCGCAAAACGGCCGTCTCTGCCATTGAGGCCTGGTTCTCTCGCCTCCCGATTCATACCGACGGACTGCCGGCCCGCGGTTCGGTCGCAGCAGGACTAGTCATTCTTGAACGGCTCAAGACGGAGTTCACTCTCAAGGTTGACGATCATCGAGCGAAAGGCGGCGCCCAGATTAAGGGCCTGACCGCGTCGGCAGTCCGATCAATTCTAACTCGATATGGAGAAAACCGGCCATTCGTGAAAGAAGGCGGGAGAACAAACCGCGGCACACCTTGGGTTGCTGAGTCGCTGATGGACGCGATTGCTCCTTTGCGACTTGGATCTCTCACGGAAAGGGAGCGAGTCCAAGTTCTGGACGCTTGCCAGGCCTGGTTGGCCGAAAAGGTTCAGGATTATTTCAATCGAAAGCGGGTTGAATTCGTCTTCGATCCCCGTCTGACGACGTGCGCGAATATCCGCAGAATCCTCAGGGCTGCAAAGGACGTCGGAAAACTTCCATCCGTCGCGCAGTACCTCGTCGGAGCGAAGCTCCAACTCCGTTTTCCTCACCTGGAGGTCGCAAACGAACTCGCCAGCTCTTCAGACGATTCCACCGGAAGGGAAGGGGATTTCGAAATCGGAGACACGGCATTCCATATCACGATCGCCCCCGGCATCGCGGTCGTCGAGAAGTGTCAGGTCAATCTGTCTCGCGGACTCCGAGCCTTTCTGCTTGTTCCTGAGGTTGCCGTGCTGGCCGCAAGGGACCTCGTTCTCTACGCATGCGAGGATCAAGTGGCAGTAATGTCCATCGAATCGTTTGTTTCGGCTAATATCGAAGAACTGTCGGAGTTCAGCCAGGAAAAGCGTAAATCAGAATTCCGCCAGTTGCTCGAACTCTACAACGATCGTGTAGTCGGGATCGAAACTGATCTGTCCCTTTTGATCGAGATCCCCCCCAATCTTTGA
- a CDS encoding DNA cytosine methyltransferase, with protein sequence MARVNRMTSPYRVAEFFAGIGLVRLALDQCGFETVFANDIDEQKLEMYRANFPIDEFLLGDIHQISADAIPDCDLFTASFPCNDLSIAGAMAGLSGEQSSAFWGLVRLLKEKAVAGSLPKVVLLENVPGFLMANEGRDFEAALLALNALGYVCDAIIVDAVRFVPQSRARLFVIAQLGIEAEIPFGVGPSDVRSPQLLKFIHGTPHIAWKIRKLPPLPPAGPRLPSIVESLPPDDPAWWSEERAAYFMNQLSERHAKIAAEMISGADYTYATAFRRVRHGRSMAELRTDGIAGCLRTPRGGSGRQILFEAGRGERRVRLLTARECARLQGVPDDYRIEVRLNQALFGFGDAVCVPVVAWIGENYLKPACETLRGSIRTVRTRRITVAKR encoded by the coding sequence ATGGCTCGTGTAAATCGAATGACTTCGCCATATCGCGTCGCCGAATTCTTCGCCGGCATCGGATTGGTGCGCCTGGCGCTCGATCAGTGCGGCTTCGAAACGGTGTTCGCGAACGATATTGACGAGCAGAAGCTGGAGATGTATCGGGCGAACTTCCCGATCGACGAATTTCTTCTTGGTGACATTCACCAGATTTCGGCCGATGCGATTCCGGACTGCGACCTATTTACCGCGTCGTTCCCGTGCAACGACCTTTCCATAGCAGGAGCGATGGCGGGGCTCAGCGGCGAACAGTCAAGTGCTTTTTGGGGACTGGTCCGTCTTCTTAAGGAGAAAGCGGTCGCGGGCTCGCTGCCTAAAGTCGTGCTGCTGGAGAATGTCCCCGGATTCTTGATGGCTAATGAGGGACGTGACTTTGAGGCGGCTCTGCTGGCACTCAATGCCCTTGGTTATGTCTGCGACGCAATCATCGTTGATGCCGTGCGATTCGTTCCGCAGAGCCGGGCTCGATTATTCGTGATCGCTCAACTTGGTATCGAAGCCGAAATTCCTTTTGGGGTTGGACCGTCGGACGTTCGCTCGCCCCAGTTGCTGAAATTCATTCATGGCACGCCGCACATCGCGTGGAAGATCCGCAAACTTCCGCCACTTCCGCCTGCGGGACCGCGATTGCCGTCGATCGTTGAAAGCCTTCCTCCTGATGATCCGGCGTGGTGGAGCGAGGAGCGAGCCGCATATTTCATGAACCAATTGAGTGAACGACACGCCAAAATCGCTGCAGAAATGATTTCGGGAGCAGACTACACCTACGCAACAGCATTTCGGCGTGTGCGACATGGCCGATCGATGGCTGAGCTTCGTACCGATGGCATTGCTGGATGTCTGAGGACGCCAAGAGGCGGAAGCGGCCGGCAAATCTTGTTTGAAGCTGGTCGCGGTGAGCGCCGAGTACGGCTCCTGACTGCACGGGAATGCGCTCGTCTTCAAGGCGTTCCCGACGACTACCGCATCGAAGTCCGATTGAATCAGGCGCTCTTTGGATTTGGCGACGCTGTTTGCGTTCCGGTCGTGGCGTGGATTGGAGAGAACTATTTGAAACCGGCTTGCGAGACTCTCCGTGGTTCAATTCGAACGGTGCGTACGCGACGAATCACGGTGGCCAAGCGATGA
- a CDS encoding MGH1-like glycoside hydrolase domain-containing protein: MNSEQGRLDEAREQGIAWKKWGPYLSERQWGTVREDYSESGDAWSYFSHDQSRSRAYRWGEDGLAGFSDDKQRLCFALALWNGQDPILKERLFGLTNSEGNHGEDVKEYYFYLDSTPTHSYMKYLYKYPQREYPYADLIETSRTRGREEMEYELIDTGVFAEDRYFDVFVEYAKASPEDVLIQISVWNRGPEPAELQVLPTLWFRNQWSWNDTTERPELSQVSGGASTTTVRALDAKLGARYLYCEEAAPLLFTENETNTQRIFGMPNLSPYVKDSINDSVVHGQSGVLNPEHKGTKVAAQHRVTVPPGECRVIRLRLTDVSPEAFSREKADVSSPFGSRFAAVLEARRQEADEFYSAVIPKSLSADEGLVMRQALAGMLWSKQFYHYDVDQWLDERGCDPFKATRKTAPRNDNWHHMYNGDVISMPDKWEYPWYAAWDLAFHVISLSLVDPDFAKQQLKLMLRERYMHPNGQIPAYEWNFGDVNPPVHAWATIFTYRLEKAQKGEGDREWLKSCFQKLLLNFTWWVNRKDRSGRNVFEGGFLGLDNIGVFDRSAPLPTGGYLEQADGTAWMALYCENMLEIAAELAMTDPDYADMALKFTEHYLWIASAMSHLGGQTGMWDEEDGFFYDVLRRPDGQSERLKVRSMVGLLPLCAATVFEGQLLAKYPDLAERLQWFLESRPELSAAIHDPRKTGAGGRRLASILDETKLRRVLAKMLDENEFLSPHGLRSLSRFHDEHPYVFRAGGQEYRVAYLPAESDTGMFGGNSNWRGPIWMPVNILIIRALLNYHAYYGDEFQVECPTGSGQLMTLFEVAEELGRRLETLFLRGPDGRRPVYGGTEKFQTDGNWRDLILFYEYFHGDNGAGLGASHQTGWTGVIARTMHLFATLSQSQAGIRGKGAYFAATAELTNGHPTPAPATATTR, translated from the coding sequence ATGAATTCCGAGCAGGGCCGACTCGACGAGGCGCGCGAACAGGGGATTGCCTGGAAAAAGTGGGGCCCCTACCTGAGCGAACGGCAATGGGGAACCGTCCGCGAAGACTACAGCGAGAGCGGCGACGCGTGGAGCTACTTCAGCCACGATCAGTCCCGGTCGCGCGCCTATCGCTGGGGCGAAGACGGTCTGGCGGGTTTCTCCGACGATAAGCAGCGGCTCTGCTTTGCGCTGGCGCTCTGGAACGGCCAGGATCCGATCCTCAAGGAACGGCTGTTCGGTCTGACGAACAGCGAGGGAAACCACGGCGAGGATGTCAAGGAGTACTATTTCTACCTCGATAGCACGCCAACTCATTCCTACATGAAATACCTTTACAAGTATCCGCAGCGAGAATATCCCTACGCGGATCTGATCGAAACGAGCCGCACCCGCGGACGGGAGGAGATGGAATACGAGCTGATCGATACGGGAGTCTTCGCGGAAGATCGCTACTTCGACGTCTTCGTGGAGTACGCCAAGGCGTCCCCCGAGGACGTTCTGATTCAGATCAGCGTCTGGAATCGCGGTCCGGAGCCGGCGGAGCTGCAAGTGCTGCCGACGCTCTGGTTCCGGAATCAGTGGTCGTGGAACGACACCACCGAACGACCGGAACTGTCGCAAGTGTCCGGCGGAGCGTCGACGACGACCGTCCGGGCTCTCGATGCAAAGTTGGGAGCCCGCTATCTGTATTGCGAAGAGGCCGCGCCGCTGCTGTTTACGGAGAACGAGACGAACACGCAGCGGATTTTCGGGATGCCGAACCTGAGCCCCTACGTGAAGGACAGCATCAATGATTCCGTCGTGCACGGGCAGAGCGGCGTTCTCAACCCGGAACACAAAGGGACGAAAGTCGCCGCACAGCATCGCGTGACCGTGCCGCCGGGCGAGTGCCGGGTGATCAGGCTCCGGCTGACCGATGTCAGTCCGGAGGCCTTCTCGCGGGAAAAGGCCGACGTCTCGTCGCCCTTCGGAAGCCGGTTTGCGGCGGTGCTTGAGGCCCGGCGGCAGGAGGCGGACGAGTTTTATTCGGCAGTCATTCCGAAGTCCCTGTCTGCCGACGAAGGCCTGGTCATGCGGCAGGCTTTGGCCGGGATGCTGTGGAGCAAGCAGTTTTACCATTACGACGTCGACCAGTGGCTCGACGAGCGGGGCTGCGATCCGTTCAAAGCGACGCGCAAAACGGCGCCCCGCAACGATAACTGGCATCACATGTATAACGGCGACGTGATCTCGATGCCGGATAAGTGGGAGTATCCGTGGTATGCGGCGTGGGATCTGGCGTTCCACGTGATCTCGCTGAGTCTGGTTGATCCCGACTTCGCCAAGCAGCAGCTCAAGCTGATGCTCCGCGAGCGTTACATGCACCCGAACGGCCAGATTCCGGCGTACGAGTGGAACTTCGGCGACGTCAATCCGCCGGTCCATGCCTGGGCGACCATATTCACCTACCGCCTGGAAAAGGCGCAGAAGGGCGAAGGCGACCGCGAGTGGCTCAAGAGCTGCTTCCAGAAGCTCCTGCTGAACTTCACCTGGTGGGTCAACCGCAAGGACCGGTCCGGGCGGAACGTGTTCGAAGGGGGCTTTCTGGGGCTGGACAACATCGGCGTGTTCGATCGGAGCGCTCCCCTGCCGACCGGCGGCTATCTGGAACAGGCCGACGGGACCGCCTGGATGGCGCTCTACTGCGAAAACATGCTCGAGATCGCCGCCGAGCTGGCCATGACCGATCCGGATTACGCGGATATGGCCCTGAAGTTCACGGAACACTACCTCTGGATCGCCTCTGCGATGTCGCATCTGGGCGGGCAGACCGGGATGTGGGACGAGGAGGATGGATTCTTCTATGACGTCCTCCGCCGTCCGGACGGACAGTCGGAGCGGCTGAAAGTCCGGTCGATGGTGGGGCTGCTGCCGCTGTGCGCAGCCACGGTTTTCGAGGGACAGCTCCTGGCGAAATACCCCGACCTCGCCGAGCGGCTGCAGTGGTTTCTCGAATCACGCCCCGAGCTCAGTGCAGCGATTCACGACCCGCGCAAGACCGGCGCGGGCGGGCGGCGGCTGGCTTCAATCCTGGACGAAACGAAGCTCCGCCGCGTGCTGGCGAAGATGCTCGATGAAAACGAATTCCTCAGCCCGCACGGACTCCGCTCGCTGTCCCGGTTCCATGACGAACATCCGTACGTCTTTCGAGCCGGAGGTCAGGAGTATCGCGTGGCCTACCTGCCGGCGGAGTCTGACACCGGGATGTTCGGCGGCAACTCGAACTGGCGGGGACCGATCTGGATGCCGGTCAACATCCTGATTATCCGCGCCCTGCTGAACTACCACGCCTACTATGGCGACGAGTTCCAGGTGGAGTGTCCCACCGGCTCGGGGCAGTTGATGACGCTCTTTGAGGTGGCCGAGGAACTCGGACGGCGGCTGGAAACCCTCTTCCTGCGCGGTCCGGACGGCCGGCGTCCCGTCTACGGCGGGACCGAGAAGTTTCAGACGGACGGAAACTGGAGAGATCTGATCCTGTTCTACGAGTACTTCCACGGCGACAACGGCGCCGGCCTGGGGGCCAGCCACCAGACCGGGTGGACCGGGGTCATCGCCCGCACCATGCATTTGTTTGCGACGCTCTCGCAATCGCAAGCCGGCATTCGCGGCAAGGGGGCGTATTTCGCGGCGACCGCCGAACTGACAAACGGTCATCCGACGCCAGCACCAGCCACAGCCACCACGCGGTAA
- a CDS encoding sodium-independent anion transporter, whose protein sequence is MPELSFIDRLNSWMLLTATVAIVLASLEAGYRLGVFRRRRSDSEKETPVGEVVAATLGLLAFLLAFIFGFAASRFESRKELVIQEANAVGTAWLRAGLLPAPESAESRNLYRDSVAPAWKESRPGTLPSRSDSRDTDDVRQVVWGKIAALPQLRLVVCDLSNSPFVDVVGARLLSALQRDLAARGVQLRIVEAHARNRDLLRAEGLEGLVGHLGCLQSVDQVVAEFEFESPHKAETPR, encoded by the coding sequence ATGCCGGAACTCAGCTTCATCGATCGACTCAACTCGTGGATGCTGCTGACGGCGACTGTCGCGATCGTGCTGGCGTCGCTGGAAGCCGGGTATCGGCTGGGTGTCTTTCGCCGCCGGCGTTCGGACTCCGAGAAGGAAACGCCTGTCGGCGAGGTGGTGGCCGCGACGCTCGGCCTCCTGGCGTTTCTGCTCGCGTTCATCTTCGGCTTCGCGGCGTCACGTTTTGAAAGCCGCAAGGAACTGGTGATTCAGGAAGCCAACGCCGTCGGCACCGCCTGGTTGCGGGCGGGCCTGCTTCCGGCCCCCGAAAGCGCCGAAAGCCGCAACCTTTACCGGGACTCAGTGGCGCCCGCCTGGAAGGAGTCCAGACCGGGGACCTTGCCTTCGCGATCCGACAGTCGGGATACCGACGACGTTCGTCAGGTCGTATGGGGCAAGATTGCCGCCTTGCCGCAGTTGCGGCTCGTCGTCTGCGATCTGTCGAATTCGCCGTTCGTCGACGTTGTCGGCGCGCGCCTGCTGTCGGCCCTGCAGCGGGATCTCGCCGCTCGCGGCGTGCAGTTGCGAATCGTCGAGGCCCACGCGCGAAACCGCGACCTGCTGCGCGCCGAGGGCCTGGAAGGATTGGTCGGCCATCTCGGATGCTTGCAGTCCGTGGATCAAGTCGTCGCAGAGTTCGAATTCGAGTCCCCGCACAAAGCCGAGACACCTCGCTGA
- the mtnA gene encoding S-methyl-5-thioribose-1-phosphate isomerase, translating to MTATTNPRLAVAWIGELDGYLQLLDQTRLPTEVVDLPCQTVEVVWEAIRKLSVRGAPAIGVAAAYGTVVGCQTAVNESREAFNCRFGEVVEYLAGSRPTAVNLFWALDRMKGVAASHPSLGSQDMLQRLLDEARLIETEDREMCAAIGRHGAPLLANCTGVLTHCNTGGLATAGDGTALAVIFAAAAANPELQVYADETRPLLQGARLTAWELLQRGVNTRLICDSMAGWVMKEGRVQAVIVGADRIAANGDSANKIGTYSLSVLAKAHGIPFYIAAPSSTFDFAIRSGAEIPIEQRSAEEITNAFGRRTAPENCPVYNPAFDVAPAENITGLVTEKGVISPVTEAEIRRVLGK from the coding sequence ATGACGGCGACGACGAATCCCCGACTGGCGGTGGCCTGGATCGGCGAACTGGACGGTTACCTGCAGCTCCTCGATCAGACGCGGCTCCCGACCGAAGTGGTCGATCTTCCCTGCCAGACCGTCGAAGTCGTCTGGGAAGCGATTCGCAAGCTGAGCGTTCGCGGCGCACCCGCGATCGGCGTCGCCGCGGCGTATGGCACGGTCGTCGGTTGCCAGACGGCGGTGAACGAATCGCGAGAAGCTTTCAATTGCCGGTTCGGTGAAGTCGTCGAATATCTCGCCGGCAGCCGGCCGACGGCGGTGAATCTGTTCTGGGCCCTGGACCGAATGAAGGGGGTCGCCGCCAGCCATCCGTCGCTCGGTTCGCAAGACATGCTGCAGCGGCTGCTCGACGAAGCCCGGCTGATCGAGACTGAAGACCGCGAAATGTGCGCCGCCATCGGCCGGCACGGTGCGCCGCTCCTGGCGAATTGCACCGGCGTCCTGACCCACTGCAACACCGGCGGTCTGGCGACGGCGGGTGACGGGACCGCGCTCGCGGTGATTTTCGCCGCGGCGGCCGCCAACCCCGAGCTGCAGGTCTACGCCGACGAAACCCGGCCTCTGCTTCAGGGAGCGCGGCTGACGGCCTGGGAGCTGCTCCAGCGTGGAGTCAACACCAGGCTGATCTGCGACTCGATGGCCGGCTGGGTGATGAAGGAAGGCCGGGTACAGGCGGTGATCGTGGGAGCCGACCGCATTGCGGCCAATGGCGACTCCGCCAACAAGATCGGAACGTATTCGCTGTCGGTGCTGGCGAAGGCGCATGGCATTCCGTTCTACATCGCCGCTCCGTCGAGCACGTTCGATTTCGCCATCCGAAGCGGGGCCGAGATCCCGATTGAGCAGCGGTCGGCGGAGGAGATCACCAACGCCTTCGGCCGTCGGACGGCTCCGGAGAACTGCCCGGTCTACAACCCCGCCTTCGACGTCGCCCCGGCGGAGAACATCACGGGACTCGTGACGGAAAAAGGGGTGATTTCGCCGGTGACGGAGGCGGAGATCCGCAGGGTGCTGGGGAAGTAA